Within the Flavobacterium sp. N502536 genome, the region ATCGAAACTGTTCCGGAAATTGTTGTTGAAAAAGAGGAAGAACCGGTTGTTGAAAAAGAGGAAGAAGCAATTTCAGAAACAGCACAAGAAACAGAACCAGCCGAAGAACTTTCGTTTAGAACCGTTAGTGACTTTAAGCCAATTCCAGATTTCGTTCCGGCTTTTGAATTAGATAAATTAGAAGAAGTAGAAAAAGAGGAAGAACCGAAAAAAGAAGAGCCAAAAGCAGAAACTTCTTCAAAACCGGGCCCTGTACACATTTCTTTTGAAGAAATATTAGGGATTAATTACGCTGATGCCCATTTTGTAAAAGTAGACAGTTTCGAGGCTGTTTCTCCTACTTCAACACCATCAATCAATGAGTTGAAAGAGCCAAAAACTACTCAAACAACGGTATTAGAAACTCCTGCTGAACCCAAAGCGGTTACGTTAAATGAAAAACTGGCAAAAGGTTTTCACATTGACTTAAACGACCGTATTGCTTTCACCAAAAACCTTTTCGGGAACAGTTCAGAAGATTACAGCCGTGTTTTAAATCAGTTACTAACTTTTGATTCTTATGGTGAAGCAAAAGAATTTATTGAGGATATGGTAAAACCCGATTACAACAACTGGGATGGAAAAGATGATTACGCCGAGCGTTTCCTAGGAATCATTGAGAAAAAATTCTCCTAACCTCTCACATTTTACATTTCACATTTCACAAATAAAAACATGTCAAAATTATATATCGTTCCTACGCCAATTGGCAATCTAGAAGACATGACCTTTCGTGCCATCCGGATTTTGAAAGAAGTCGATTTGATTTTGGCCGAAGACACCCGTACCAGCGGTAAACTGCTGAAGCATTTTGAAATTGGCACGCACATGCACAGTCATCACATGCACAACGAGCATAAAACGACCGAAAATTTAATTGCACGTCTGAAAGCCGGTGAGACCATTGCTTTAATTTCCGACGCAGGAACTCCTGCAATTTCAGATCCCGGTTTTTTACTCACACGTGCCTGTGTTGAAAACAAAATCGAAGTTGAATGCCTTCCGGGAGCAACAGCTTTTGTGCCGGCTTTAGTCAACAGCGGATTACCCAATGACAAATTTGTTTTTGAAGGTTTTCTCCCTGACAAAAAAGGACGTCAGACCCGTTTTCTAACATTAGCCGAAGAAACCAGAACCATGATTTTGTATGTTTCACCACATAAACTGGTAAAAACATTGGCCGAATTCATTCAATATTTCGGAGAAGACAGACAAGTTTGTGTTTCGAGAGAATTATCGAAACTGCACGAAGAAAACGTACGCGGAACCGCAAAAGAAGTACTGACTCATTTTGAAAAAACAGCACCACGAGGCGAAATTGTCGTAGTCGTGGCCGGAAAAACCATAACAAAAGAGCCCAAGAAAAGTAAGTTTTCGAAGGATGATGACGAAAAAGAAGAAGATTAAAAACTCCATTGTTTTTTAAATCCCCGTTTGTCCCATCGAGCGAAGTCGAGATGCTGCAACCGGTTCTAGACTTCGCTCGAACTGACAATAAGATTATACATAAAATAATAGCAAAGCATAAACATCATGAGCATACAAGCCTTTTTAGAAAAAGTAAAACAAACTCCAAACGAAATAACCTTCCCGGAAACTATAGCAGTAATCGAAAACCACTACAACTTTACTCCAACAGCCTTCCAAAACGGAACACAACATAATGCAGCCGGAGAAAACTCTGGTTCATGCAAATTATTTTCTTTCGCAAAATTGCAAAACCTGACTAAAGACGAAACTTTGGCTTGTTTTGGTGCATTCTATTTTGATGAAGTTCTGGGAGATCCAAACGGTACGAACCATCAAAACATTAGAAATTTCATCAACTTAGGCTGGGACGGAATTCAGTTTGAAGGAAATGCTTTGGAAGCAAAATAACATTTGTCAAGCTCAGTAAAATCGAAATCTTTTCAATGCCAATATTTCCGCCACAGATTTCTCAGATTAGCACAGATTAAAATCTTTTTAAATCCTCTAATCTGTGGCAATAAGAACACCTACCCGATTAAACGATTTCAAAAATCTGAAATCTGAAATCTAAAATCTAAAATCAACCATGCGCTGGACCTTAAAACCAAAACCTTCTGAAGAAAAAATCAAACATTTGGCGCAAGCTTTAAATGTAGAAGATTTTGTCGCAACTCTTTTGATTCAGCGTGGCATTGAAACTTTTGACGAGGCCAGGGATTTCTTTCGTCCTTCCTTAGAACAGCTGCACGATCCGTTTTTGATGAAAGACATGGACAAGGCGGTTTCCAGAATCGAACTGGCCATTAAAAATCAGGAAAACATTTTAGTTTTTGGTGATTATGATGTCGACGGAACAACTGCCGTTTCATTGGTTTCGGCTTATTTGAAATCACATTATCCCCATATTGCCACTTACATTCCCGATCGTTACGATGAAGGTTACGGAATTTCTTTTAAAGGAATTGACTTTGCCGACGACAACGGCTTTTCATTAATCATTGCGTTAGACTGCGGAATAAAATCTATCGATCATATCGCTTATGCGAAAGAAAAAAACATAGATTTTATCATCTGTGACCACCACAGACCCGGAGATTCTCTTCCTGACGCTGTTGCCATTTTAGACCCGAAAAGAAACGACTGCTCCTACCCCTACGATGAATTGTGCGGTTGCGGAGTTGGTTTTAAACTGATTCAGGCTTTAGGGACAAACAGAAACGAAACCATTCAGGATCTCTTGCCCTACCTCGATTTAGTCGCGACTGCAATTGCTGCGGATATTGTACCGATAACAGGCGAAAACAGAATCCTCGCTTTTTACGGTTTACAGGTAATCAATTCCAATCCGAGGCCCGGAATTAAGGCTTTGGTGCATCAGGTAAAAAAGAAAACCTTAGACATAACCGATGTTGTTTTTATCATTTCACCCCGAATAAATGCCGCAGGACGAATCAAACATGGGAATCATGCTGTTGAATTGCTTACCGAGTTTAATTTTGAACAGGCGCAGCAATTTGCATCAGAAATTGAACAATACAATGCAGACCGAAAAGATCTCGATAAAAAAATAACCAAAGAAGCTTTTCAGCAAATCGCAGAAAACAACGAACAAGACCGATTTTCCACTGTTGTTTTTCAGGAAGACTGGCACAAAGGTGTCATCGGAATTGTAGCTTCCCGATTAATCGAGACGTACTATCGTCCAACTTTGGTTTTTACCAAAAGCGGTGACAAATATGCGGCATCTGCAAGATCGGTAAAAGGTTTTGACGTTTACAATGCTCTCGACGCCTGCTCTGAACACTTGGAACAATTTGGAGGGCATATGTACGCCGCCGGAATGACGCTCAAAGCTGAAAACTATAAAACCTTTAAAGAGGCTTTCGAAAAACAAGTCGAAGAAACCATTTTGCCCGAAATGCGAACTCCCGAAATAGAAATTGATGCCGAAATTAATTTCAGCGATATCACGCCAAAACTAATCCGGATTTTAAAACAATTTGAGCCCTTTGGCCCTTTAAATATGACTCCTGTTTTTATGACTAAAAGCATCAAAGACACGGGCTACGCCAAAACCTTAGGAGCAGAAGAGGAACATTTGAGACTTTTTGTAAAACAAAATAATTCAGATGGAATTGCTGCGATAGGCTTTGGTCTTGGAAAAAAATTAGACATCGCAAAAAATCAAAACCCGTTTCAACTGGCTTATTCCCTTGCTGAAAACGAATGGAATGGAACGGTTTCGAATCAACTTATGCTAAAAGACATCAGAACAAATGAAAACTAAACCACACAAGCAAGATCCTTATCAGGCGTTACGCTACAGAGAATTTAATGTATTCCTTATCTTGCGTTTTGCAATGGTTTTTGCCTGGGCAATGCAGTTTATTGTAATCGAATGGGAAGTTTACAGTATCACTAAGAATCCATTATCTCTCGGAATTATTGGTTTAATGGAAGTGATACCGGCTGTTTCAATGGCCTTATTTGCCGGGCACATCGTCGATCAGAGCGAAAAGAAAGGTTTGTTGGTAAAATGTATTTTAGGCTTTTCCGTAATCAGTTTTGGATTATTTTTAGTCACCTGGCCTAGAGTTGTCGGCGGCTTATCTTCAAATGTAATCCTGTATTCCATCTACGCTTTAGTCTTTTTGGGCGGTTTGGTCAGAGCTTTTCTCGGACCTACTATTTTTTCTCTTCTATCACTGATAATTCCTAAAAAAGCATATCCAAATGCAGCTACCTGGAGCAGTTCTGTTTGGCAAATTGGAGCCGTATTAGGCCCTGCAGTTGCCGGTTTTTCGATCAATTGGATTGGAGTTCACTGGTCAATGTGTCTTGTTTTCGGATTCTCAATACTTTCCTTAATTGCATTATCACAAATCAGTAAAAAGCCAATTATAAATCCAAAGATTGGAGAATCAATCAAAGACAGTTTAACAGAAGGTTTAACATTTGTATTCCGAAATCAGATTGTATTAGGGGCTTTGTCTCTGGATATGATCGCGGTACTTTTTGGCGGTGCCGTTGCTTTATTACCCATTTTTGCACAGGATATTCTAAAAGTTGGTTCAGAAGGTTTTGGTATCTTAAGAGCTGCTCCGGCAGTGGGTTCTTTTATAACGATGCTCATATCTGCATATGTACCTTTATATAAAAACGCCGGAAAAAAACTTCTAATTGCCATATTTATCTTTGGATTATCCATTATTTTATTTGGCTTTTCTACGTATTTCTGGCTCTCTGTTTTTGCTTTATTTTTAAGCGGACTTGCCGATGGAATTTCAGTAGTAATCCGCCAAACCATTTTACAGCTTAAAACTCCGGATCATATGCGTGGCCGCGTGGGGGCTGTAAACTCCATCTTTGTTGGATCTTCTAACGAGCTGGGAGCCTTTGAAAGTGGTGCAACTGCCAAATTAATGGGAACCGTAACTTCCGTAATTTTTGGAGGCAGTATTACACTCCTGACCGTTTTAGGTTTTGGGCTAATATCCCCTACGTTTAGGAATTTAGATCTTCAAAAAGACATGGACGATCATCAAAATATGGAGTAAGGAACAATCGATTAAATAAAACTCCAAACAGCATTAAACTGACATGACCAATATCTTGTTTATTTTTTCCAAATTTTAAGACTTTTTTATTTAGAATTAATATAAATAATATTTATATTTGTTGAAATAAAAGGATCTGTAATGAGAGAAATAGAACAATTATACCACAATAATTTTGGAATTGCCTTTTACTGGAAAAAGGAAAACGAAACTATCACTGACAAAATACAATTGGTTTTTAAAGAAACCGGATTTTACTTCACCGTTCAGGAACTCAATTATTTTTGCGATTTAATTGAGGACAGTATGATTGAAAATGCATGTTGCGAAGCTTGCGAACTAAAAAACTCTTGTCACAAATTTTTGCTTAAAACCCCATACGCAGCAATAGATTTGGCCGTTTCTATTAAAGAACTAAAATCGATCAAAGATTTAGTAGAAGGCTCTTTATTTAGAATTGAGCTAGACGAATATGTTTATGGAGTTGGCTTAAACTAAGAAGTATTCTAAACATTTTAACAACATCTTTTCGTTATTGAAATATATTTTGTTTGTATTCAAAATAAAGTATATTTACAACAATGAAAAAAACACGCATTCTTTTTGCCGTTGTTGCATTACTCTTTTTTGTAACGGGTTGCAAGAACGAGTCGGATAATTACATTGACCCCAGAGGAACTGATTATGCAGGTTCTGAAAGCTGTATTCAATGTCATAAAGTGCAATACGAAAATGCTTTTCACAGTTCACATTTCAAAGCCACCTCTCCCGCTTCTAAAGAAAACATACTGGGTCATTTTACAAAGGGACACAATACTTTCGTGTATGACAAAACCACCAAATTAGTCATGGAAGAACGCAATGACAGTTTGTATCAGGTACTTTACAAAAACGGAAAAGAGGTAGAAGCCTATCCTTTTGATATTGTATTTGGAACCAAACATGCCCAAACAAGTGCCTTTTGGAAAAACCATACTACTTACGAACTGCCAATATCCTACTACAAATCACTAAACAGCTGGGCTACAAGTCCCGGATATCCTGCCGATGCGGCTAACTTTACCCGAGAAATCCCCAAAGACTGTTATGCCTGTCACAGTTCGAATATTGCAGGCAGTTTTGTAACTACAAGTTCAGATCAAGTTAGAGGCATGTCAATGGAAACGGAACCTTTCCTGAATAAAAAAACGTTGGTTTACGGAATCGATTGTGAACGCTGCCACGGACCGGCCAAACAACACGTTCAAACCCATTTGAAATTTCCCGATTTAAAAAACAAACCCCAAAGTATTGTTTCTTTTAAAAAGCTGACCAGACAACAAAGATTAGATGCCTGTGCCCTCTGTCACTCCGGAAATGACAAATTAAAAATGAAGTCCCGTTTTCAATTTAAACCCGGGGATAATATTAGCGATTATTTCAGAGCTACTCCTACTTCAAACGACAGCATTCATTTTGATGTACATGGGAATCAACTGGGCCTGCTTGCCCAAAGTAAATGTTTCCAGAAAAGCGAAACTATGGATTGTATGAGCTGTCATAATCCGCACGCAAATGCTTCGCAAAATCTTGCGAGTTATTCGAAAATATGCATGAGTTGCCATCAGGATTTAAAACACAACGCCACAACTTTAAAAAACAGCTCTGAGCGTTTACTGGCAGACAATTGCGTAGCCTGTCATATGCCAAAGCAGCTGTCGAATGCCATCACATTTCAGCTTTCAAAAAGCAAACAGAAGTCAAATTATGTTTTGAGAACACACAAAATCGGGATTTATCCCAAAAATAAAAAGTAGTTATTGTTCGAATTTTTTAAGTTCAAAAGTCTCTCCGTCAAAAACTCCGTATGTAAAATAACCAATCCAATCGCCCAAATTGACATATTTGGAATCTTCTCCAACCGGAATGATCATTGGTAAATGGCGATGACCAAAAATAAAATAATTGTAGTGTTTGGTTTCCAGTTTGCGTTTGGCATACAAGACCAGCCATTCGTTTTCTTCTCCCAGGAATTTGACATCTTCATCACCCGAAATCAATTTGTTTTTGACTGATAAATACTGCGCCAGACTTACGCCAACATCGGGATGAAGCCATCGAAAGAGCCATTTTGAAAACGGATTCGTAAAAACCTTTTTCATACGTTTATACCCCTTATCACCTGGACCTTTTCCGTCGCCGTGACCAATTAAGAATGTTTTTCCGTTAAAGGTAAACTCCTTATTGTCATGATATACCGGAATATTCAATTCGGTTTCAAAATAATCGTTCATCCATAAATCATGATTTCCTACGAAAAAATAAACCGGGACACCGCTGTCACGAATTTCCGCCAGTTTCCCTAAAATACGCACAAAACCTTTTGGAACGACCGTTTTATATTCAAACCAAAAATCAAACAGATCCCCTAATAAAAAAATAGCTTCTGCATCTCCTTTCACCTCATCCAGCCATGCAACAAATTTCTTTTCACGTGGCAAACTCAACTCTGGCGTTGGAGCTCCGAAATGCTGATCAGAAGCGAAATATACTTTTTTCATTTAGTTTTTTTGTGAGATGCGATTTGTTTAGATGTGAAACGTTTGACCTTTCACCATTTACGTTTTAGTTATTATCAGAAGCGTACCATTCTGCAAATGAAGATTCTGTTTCCTGAAGTTTTAAGGAGAAAAGAGAAATTTCTTTTGGTAAACGCGCCATGATTCTATCGGCAAAATCTACGACCATATTTTCACTTGTTGGCTGGTAATTCACCAAAATAACGTGATGACCACGATTTTTTAGTTCATTTGCCAATTCGATATGTGGTGTTGTTTCATTAAAAACCGTAGCATGATCAAACTGATCGACGATTTCTTCTTTTACAATTTTCTTTAGATCTGAAAAATCAATTACCATCCCAAATTTCACATTCGATCGGTCCGTAATTGGCGAACCAATAACCGTTACCGATAATTTATAACTGTGCCCGTGAACGTTTTTGCATTTTCCGTCGTAACCGTATAAAGCATGTCCGGTTTCGAAACTAAATTGTTTTGTAATTCTGATATTACTCATCGATTTGAATTTTAGGTTGCAAATTTACAAATTAATAACCGTTCTCGTCTCTTTTTTTGGCTCTGTTATACATCCAATACGCAATTCCGATTAAAACAACGAAAGGAATAAAGGATCCGATCACTACTCCAATCTGATAACTGCTATCGGGAGCAGCCTTAATTTTCTCTGCAACATCCACTTGCTGCAACAACGAAATAATCCTCATCTTGATTTATTGTTTATGTTTCACTTTAAAAAAATCATTTCCAAACCTGAAAAGATTAATTTCAAGCTGTCATTGAAACCGTTTTAACATCCTTCAAAATTATACTTCTCTGCCGCTGCGTCCAATGACAAATGTCATAATTTAAACTGCTATAAAGAATCGGTTATTAACGAAACACTCTATTTCTTAAACTGTTCTAAAGCTTTTCTGCTAAAATCAGACAAAACTAGTTTTCCAGTAATTCCTGCACGCTCGATCAGCAATGATTCCCAGTTTTCCGTTCCTTCCCAAATAATTTTCTTCATTTCGTACAAAGCATCAGGGTTATACGAACTTAATTGTTGTGTGAAATTGACCACTGCCGTATCTAAATTTTCTGCATCATGGATTTCTGTAAACAATTTGTTCTCTAATGCCCATGCCGCCGATTTCCATTCGTGCGCTGCCAAAGTCATTTCGGTCATTGCGGCTTTGCCAATCTTACGCGAAACAGCAGGTTCAATCACAAAAGGCCCAATTCCGATCGCCAACTCCGATAATTTAACCGCACTTTCAGGAGTCGCTAAAACATAATCGCAAGCCGAAACAATTCCAACACCGCCACCAACTGCTTTTCCCTGCACACGTGCCACAATAATTTTAGAACAATTGCGCATTGCGTTTAACAAATGAGCAAAACCGGAGAAAAAGTGCGCCCCCTGCTGTTCATTTTTCACCGCCAGCAATTCATCAAATGAAGCACCTGAGCAAAAAACCTTAGTCCCTAAGCTCTTCAAAACAATAACCGAAACTGTTTTGTTCTCACTTAAAGTATTAATCTCTGAAGTCAACCGATCTAATAATTGTCTTGGGAAAGAATTGCCGGCCGGATGTCCAAATTCAACCGTTGCAACCGCATTATGGAAAGTAGTTTGTAAAGAACCGTCTTGTATTTCTGCACTCATAAAAAATAAATTTGATCGTAAAGTTACACTTTTGAAAAATATTTTCGGTTGAAGTGATTTGAAATTTGCTTTTTGAAAATTAATTGACTTAATTTGCTCTCGCATTTGGGGGATTAGCTCATTTGGCTAGAGTACTTGCCTGGCAGGCAAGGGGTGACCGGTTCGAATCCGGTATTCTCCACAAAAAAACCGTATTACTTTATTGGAATACGGTTTTTTTATTTTGAAAGAAATTTTCTTACTGTTCATTCGCAGAGTCTTCGGAATCTACCCTTTTTTTCTCCGCTTTCTTAAAATCATTATTTAACAAATCCGTCAGTTTCTTTTTCTCTTTCTGATTTTTTCTGATGGTAAATACGATCACGACAATTACAACTGCCGCTACAATCCCAATCACTATCCAATTGATTTCCATAACTTTAATTTTGAGTTAAAAATAAAGATTTAGATTTTTTACAACATTACCAAAAGGTTAAACCTTTGAACTATAAAGATTCAGAGTAGAGAATTTTGCCGACAAAGACCAACCTCTCTCGCTTATTACTGAATACTTTATCAAAAAGATTGTAGTCTGCTACTTTCATAAAAATGGAAGCTTTACCTATAAACAAAAGTTAAATCCATCAGAAAAACAGAGTTCGGAATTGTTTTTGTTAGACTTATCGAATATTACTTTTAAACTCCAAAAAATGAAAAATTTAATTTTACTTCTAAGCCTTATTTTTATTACTTCCTGTTCGTCAAGCGACGAAGATACAC harbors:
- the rsmI gene encoding 16S rRNA (cytidine(1402)-2'-O)-methyltransferase yields the protein MSKLYIVPTPIGNLEDMTFRAIRILKEVDLILAEDTRTSGKLLKHFEIGTHMHSHHMHNEHKTTENLIARLKAGETIALISDAGTPAISDPGFLLTRACVENKIEVECLPGATAFVPALVNSGLPNDKFVFEGFLPDKKGRQTRFLTLAEETRTMILYVSPHKLVKTLAEFIQYFGEDRQVCVSRELSKLHEENVRGTAKEVLTHFEKTAPRGEIVVVVAGKTITKEPKKSKFSKDDDEKEED
- a CDS encoding HopJ type III effector protein; translated protein: MSIQAFLEKVKQTPNEITFPETIAVIENHYNFTPTAFQNGTQHNAAGENSGSCKLFSFAKLQNLTKDETLACFGAFYFDEVLGDPNGTNHQNIRNFINLGWDGIQFEGNALEAK
- the recJ gene encoding single-stranded-DNA-specific exonuclease RecJ, encoding MRWTLKPKPSEEKIKHLAQALNVEDFVATLLIQRGIETFDEARDFFRPSLEQLHDPFLMKDMDKAVSRIELAIKNQENILVFGDYDVDGTTAVSLVSAYLKSHYPHIATYIPDRYDEGYGISFKGIDFADDNGFSLIIALDCGIKSIDHIAYAKEKNIDFIICDHHRPGDSLPDAVAILDPKRNDCSYPYDELCGCGVGFKLIQALGTNRNETIQDLLPYLDLVATAIAADIVPITGENRILAFYGLQVINSNPRPGIKALVHQVKKKTLDITDVVFIISPRINAAGRIKHGNHAVELLTEFNFEQAQQFASEIEQYNADRKDLDKKITKEAFQQIAENNEQDRFSTVVFQEDWHKGVIGIVASRLIETYYRPTLVFTKSGDKYAASARSVKGFDVYNALDACSEHLEQFGGHMYAAGMTLKAENYKTFKEAFEKQVEETILPEMRTPEIEIDAEINFSDITPKLIRILKQFEPFGPLNMTPVFMTKSIKDTGYAKTLGAEEEHLRLFVKQNNSDGIAAIGFGLGKKLDIAKNQNPFQLAYSLAENEWNGTVSNQLMLKDIRTNEN
- a CDS encoding MFS transporter; the encoded protein is MKTKPHKQDPYQALRYREFNVFLILRFAMVFAWAMQFIVIEWEVYSITKNPLSLGIIGLMEVIPAVSMALFAGHIVDQSEKKGLLVKCILGFSVISFGLFLVTWPRVVGGLSSNVILYSIYALVFLGGLVRAFLGPTIFSLLSLIIPKKAYPNAATWSSSVWQIGAVLGPAVAGFSINWIGVHWSMCLVFGFSILSLIALSQISKKPIINPKIGESIKDSLTEGLTFVFRNQIVLGALSLDMIAVLFGGAVALLPIFAQDILKVGSEGFGILRAAPAVGSFITMLISAYVPLYKNAGKKLLIAIFIFGLSIILFGFSTYFWLSVFALFLSGLADGISVVIRQTILQLKTPDHMRGRVGAVNSIFVGSSNELGAFESGATAKLMGTVTSVIFGGSITLLTVLGFGLISPTFRNLDLQKDMDDHQNME
- a CDS encoding cytochrome c3 family protein, producing MKKTRILFAVVALLFFVTGCKNESDNYIDPRGTDYAGSESCIQCHKVQYENAFHSSHFKATSPASKENILGHFTKGHNTFVYDKTTKLVMEERNDSLYQVLYKNGKEVEAYPFDIVFGTKHAQTSAFWKNHTTYELPISYYKSLNSWATSPGYPADAANFTREIPKDCYACHSSNIAGSFVTTSSDQVRGMSMETEPFLNKKTLVYGIDCERCHGPAKQHVQTHLKFPDLKNKPQSIVSFKKLTRQQRLDACALCHSGNDKLKMKSRFQFKPGDNISDYFRATPTSNDSIHFDVHGNQLGLLAQSKCFQKSETMDCMSCHNPHANASQNLASYSKICMSCHQDLKHNATTLKNSSERLLADNCVACHMPKQLSNAITFQLSKSKQKSNYVLRTHKIGIYPKNKK
- a CDS encoding UDP-2,3-diacylglucosamine diphosphatase, whose product is MKKVYFASDQHFGAPTPELSLPREKKFVAWLDEVKGDAEAIFLLGDLFDFWFEYKTVVPKGFVRILGKLAEIRDSGVPVYFFVGNHDLWMNDYFETELNIPVYHDNKEFTFNGKTFLIGHGDGKGPGDKGYKRMKKVFTNPFSKWLFRWLHPDVGVSLAQYLSVKNKLISGDEDVKFLGEENEWLVLYAKRKLETKHYNYFIFGHRHLPMIIPVGEDSKYVNLGDWIGYFTYGVFDGETFELKKFEQ
- a CDS encoding 6-pyruvoyl trahydropterin synthase family protein, whose protein sequence is MSNIRITKQFSFETGHALYGYDGKCKNVHGHSYKLSVTVIGSPITDRSNVKFGMVIDFSDLKKIVKEEIVDQFDHATVFNETTPHIELANELKNRGHHVILVNYQPTSENMVVDFADRIMARLPKEISLFSLKLQETESSFAEWYASDNN
- a CDS encoding enoyl-CoA hydratase/isomerase family protein, which translates into the protein MSAEIQDGSLQTTFHNAVATVEFGHPAGNSFPRQLLDRLTSEINTLSENKTVSVIVLKSLGTKVFCSGASFDELLAVKNEQQGAHFFSGFAHLLNAMRNCSKIIVARVQGKAVGGGVGIVSACDYVLATPESAVKLSELAIGIGPFVIEPAVSRKIGKAAMTEMTLAAHEWKSAAWALENKLFTEIHDAENLDTAVVNFTQQLSSYNPDALYEMKKIIWEGTENWESLLIERAGITGKLVLSDFSRKALEQFKK